The Panicum hallii strain FIL2 chromosome 9, PHallii_v3.1, whole genome shotgun sequence genome has a window encoding:
- the LOC112876095 gene encoding sex determination protein tasselseed-2 — MHASLASYAAAAMPTLDLRPEMAHAHQPAMSPSHHAWDGNGAAVAPTPMPKRMDGKVAIVTGGARGIGEAIVRLFVKHGARVVIADIDDAAGKALASALGPQVSFVRCDVSVEEDVKRAVDWALSRHGGRLDVYCNNAGVLGRQTRAAKSILSFDASEFDRVLRVNALGAALGMKHAALAMAPRRAGSIVSVASVAGVLGGLGPHAYTASKHAIVGLTKNAACELGAHGIRVNCVSPFGVATPMLINAWRQGHDDAGDADLDLDITVPSDEEVDKMEEVVRGLATLKGTTLRPRDIAEAVLFLASDESRYISGHNLVVDGGVTTSRNLIGL; from the exons aTGCACGCCAGCCTCGCCTCgtacgcggcggcggccatgccgACCCTGGACCTCCGCCCCGAGATGGCGCACGCGCACCAGCCCGCCATGTCGCCCTCGCACCACGCCTGGGACGGCAAtggcgccgccgtcgcgcccACCCCCATGCCCAAGAG GATGGACGGGAAGGTGGCCATTGTgaccggcggcgcgcgggggatcGGCGAGGCCATCGTGCGGCTGTTCGTGAAGCACGGGGCCCGGGTGGTGATCGCGGACATCGACGACGCGGCGGGGAAGGCGCTGGCGTCGGCGCTGGGCCCGCAGGTCAGCTTCGTGCGCTGCGACGTGTCCGTGGAGGAGGACGTCAAGCGCGCCGTGGACTGGGCGCTGtcgcgccacggcggccgcctCGACGTCTACTGCAACAACGCCGGGGTGCTGGGCCGCCAGACGCGCGCCGCCAAGAGCATCCTCTCCTTCGACGCGAGCGAGTTCGACCGCGTGCTCCGCGTCAACGCGTTGGGCGCCGCGCTCGGGATGAAGCACGCGGCGCTCGCCATGGCGCCCCGCCGCGCGGGGAGTATCGTCTCCGTCGCCAGCGTCGCCGGCGTGCTCGGCGGCCTGGGGCCCCACGCCTACACCGCCTCCAAGCACGCCATCGTCGGTCTCACCAAGAACGCCGCCTGCGAGCTCGGCGCGCACGGCATCCGCGTCAACTGCGTCTCCCCCTTCGGCGTCGCCACGCCCATGCTCATCAACGCCTGGCGCCAGGGCCACGACGACGCCGGCGACGCCGACCTCGACCTCGACATCACCGTTCCcagcgacgaggaggtggaCAAGATGGAAGAGGTGGTCAGGGGACTCGCCACGCTCAAAGGCACCACGCTGAGACCCAGGGACATCGCCGAGGCGGTCCTCTTCCTGGCCAGCGACGAGTCCAGATATATCTCCGGCCACAACCTCGTCGTGGACGGCGGCGTCACCACCTCGAGAAACCTCATCGGGTTATGA
- the LOC112877788 gene encoding U2 small nuclear ribonucleoprotein B'', translating into MLSGDIPPNQTIYVNNLNEKVKKEELKRSLYALCSQYGRILDVVALKTQKLRGQAWVVFSEITAATNAFRGLQDFDFYGKKMRVQYAKTKSDCIAKEDGTYAPKEKRKKQEEKAAEKKRRAEEAQQSGPNASSQNNGTGYQASRLGKVSQEHLPPNNILFIQNLPDQTTSMMLQILFQQYPGFREVRMIEAKPGIAFVEFEDDSQSHIAMQALQGFKITPENPMAISYAKK; encoded by the exons atgcTGTCCGGCGACATCCCCCCGAACCAGACCATCTACGTCAACAACCTCAACGAGAAGGTCAAGAAAGAAG AGTTGAAGAGGTCGCTTTATGCCCTGTGCTCACAGTATGGAAGGATACTGGATGTGGTGGCCTTGAAAACTCAAAAACTGAGGGGGCAAGCATGGGTGGTGTTTAGCGAAATTACAGCTGCTACCAATGCTTTCCGAGGATTGCAGGACTTCGATTTCTACGGCAAAAAAATG CGAGTCCAATATGCAAAAACAAAATCCGACTGTATTGCAAAAGAAGATGGTACTTATGCTCCtaaggagaaaagaaagaagcagGAGGAGAAAG CTGCTGAGAAAAAACGACGAGCAGAAGAGGCACAACAATCTGGTCCCAATGCTTCTAGTCAGAACAATGGAACT GGATACCAAGCCTCTCGCCTGGGCAAGGTCTCTCAAGAGCATCTCCCTCCCAACAACATCCTCTTCATCCAGAACTTGCCGGACCAGACCACGAGCATGATGCTCCAGATCCTGTTCCAGCAGTACCCTGGCTTCCGGGAAGTCCGGATGATCGAAGCCAAGCCAGGCATCGCTTTCGTGGAGTTTGAGGACGACAGCCAGTCCCATATCGCGATGCAGGCCCTCCAGGGCTTCAAGATCACCCCAGAGAACCCCATGGCTATATCCTACGCCAAAAAATGA